In Candidatus Eremiobacteraceae bacterium, one genomic interval encodes:
- a CDS encoding BsuPI-related putative proteinase inhibitor, with product MRPLRPRPNSIGQLTITIIVLVFLVLFGVSFVSHQAAGEPMVPSRLAELLHRPDPTLPLGMTYDFEILDPLTERPLPILPDHGDVQFRFAVTNDSALPMTLSFPSELQCEFVTRRVHSYLGGLIVLPLEVWRSSYFHNIRRTPTTLRLVPGQTKVYVADWTIDESPTSPTPAGEYRLVASFYGVEETQALTKPF from the coding sequence GTGAGGCCGCTTCGGCCCAGGCCCAATTCCATCGGCCAATTGACGATAACGATCATCGTTCTCGTCTTCTTGGTGCTGTTCGGGGTGAGCTTCGTATCGCACCAGGCCGCGGGCGAGCCAATGGTGCCGTCGCGCCTTGCCGAATTGCTGCATCGCCCGGATCCGACGTTGCCGCTGGGAATGACGTACGACTTCGAGATATTGGATCCGCTTACCGAGCGGCCGTTGCCCATTTTGCCGGACCACGGCGATGTACAATTTCGATTTGCGGTGACCAACGACTCCGCGCTGCCGATGACGCTGTCATTTCCATCGGAACTGCAGTGCGAGTTCGTCACCCGCCGCGTCCATTCGTACCTCGGCGGACTTATTGTGTTGCCGTTGGAAGTCTGGCGTTCGTCGTACTTCCATAATATACGGCGAACACCGACCACGCTTCGACTCGTGCCCGGTCAGACAAAGGTCTACGTCGCGGACTGGACGATCGATGAATCGCCGACCAGCCCTACGCCGGCCGGAGAATATCGGCTGGTCGCAAGCTTCTAC